The DNA window CGGGCTTCGGCGACCGCCTTCTCGGCGCGGTTCTGACGGTAGCCGAGGTTGACCAGGGCCGAAACCAGTCCATCGTCGGCCCCCATCGGCAGCGGCTCGGCGGTTTCGATGCCGACGTCCCGCACCTTGTCGCGCAATTCCAAGATCATGCGCTCGGCGGTCTTCTTGCCGACCCCGGGGATGCCGTTGAGCTTGACCAGGTCACCGCCGGCGATGGCGATCACGAGATCTCCCGGCGCCATGCCCGACAGCGCCACCCGGGCCAGCCGCGGCCCGATGCCGGAGACTCCGATCAACAGCTCGAAGAGCTGGCGTTCCGTATCGGTCCAGAATCCGAACAGCGAGAGATCGTCCTCCCGCACGTGGGTGTGGATATGGAGGCTGACCTCGGCGTCGCCGCCGAGGCGTTCGATCTCGTAGTAGGTGGAGACGGGGATGTGGACGCGATAGCCCACACCCCCGGTGTCGAGGACGACCGACTCCGGGCTCTTACTGAGCAGCCGACCCCGCAGATAGGCGATCAGGAGACGATCACCCGCTGACCTCGACCAAGCCGAGGTCCTCCTGGAGCTGGCGCGAGTAGGAGATATCGGACTCCAAACGTCGCTGCTGAAGGAGCGACGAGAGGAGCTGGCCGAGCTCCTGATTCTCGAGCCGGGCCCGGGTGCCGGAGCGCGCCTCCTCGAAGGCCGCCGCATCGTAGACGACGCGATCCGTGACCTCGAACAGCACGGCCCCCTGGTTGGTGCCGTAAGGACCGTCGACGGCGCCGACATCGAGACCCATGGCGGCCTCGGCGATGCGCGGACTGAAGCCGAGCCCTTCGACCACCCCACCGGTGCCGAAGGAATCGCTCTCTTCGACCGTCAGACCGAGGTCTTCGGCCACTGCATCGAGGGTCTTGTCGCCACCTTCGATGTCAGCTTTGGCGGCAGCGATGCGATCCATCGCGAGCTGCTGACGCTTTTCCTTCTCGGCGGCGGCCCGTACCTTGGTCTCGACCTCGACCAGCTCCGGGGCGCGCGGCTCGAGCACCTCCCGCACCAGCGGCAGGGCCCAACCCCGGGGCACCTTGATCGGATCTCCGATCGCCCCGGTGGCGAGCTCGAAGACCGCCGTCATGAACTCCGGCGCCCGCCCGAGACCGGGAATCAGATCCTCCTGGCCGAAGGGCTCCGGCGAGTTGATCGAGACCGCCGCCTCGTCCTCGGCGAGGGCGGTGAGGGCGTCGAGATTGACGCTTCCGGCCTCGCCGAGCTGAGCCGTCAGCTCGGTGGCCTTCTGCTCCGAGGCTGACACCACCTGCTCCGAGAGCAGCTTGCTGCGAATCCGCGCCTGCACCTTGTCGAACTCCTGCAGGCCGGCGTCGAGACGGCCGGTGACCTCGAGCAGATGCACACCGAAGGGCGTTTCGATCGGCCCGATGAGCTCGCCCTGGGGCGACTCGAAGGCGGCCTTCTCGAACTCTGGCGTCATACGGCCCCGGCCGAAGAAGCCGAGATGACCGCCGCGACCGGCACTGCCGGGATCGTCGCTGGTGTCGGAGGCGACCTGAGCGAAGCCCTCGCCGCCCTCGATGCGCGCCCGAATCGCCTCGAGCTCGACCTTGGCCTGATCGAGATCGCGCTCGTCACTGGTACGCAGCAGAATGTGCCGGGCCTGCACCTGCTCTTCCTGCGTGAACTCGTCGGGGTTGGCGTCGTAGTAGGCGCGCACCGCGTCATCCTCGACGGTGACCTCATTGCGCATCCGACCGTTGTCGACCAGCAGAAAAGAGACCCGCCGCCGCTCACCGAAGCGGAAGTCCTCGGGGTTCGCCTCGAGGTAGGCCTTGAGCTCCTCGCGGGTCGCCCTGCCCTCTTCCTTCAGGGTGTTCTCGGGCAGCATCAGGTAGCGGATCGAAGCCCGCTCGGTCTGCTCTCGGTAGGACTTCTCGACCGCCTCGTCGGGAATGTAGAGGCTCTCCGCCAGCACCCGGTTGAGACGCTCCAGGGTGATCTGCTGACGCAGGTCGTCCTCGAAGGCCTCCGGCGAGATGCGGCTGCGGTCGAGAATCGACAGGTACTCCTCGCTACCGACGAAGTTGCCCTGGTCGTCCTGCAGCCAGGGGATGTCGAGCACGGCGTCGCGAACCTCCTGGTTCGACACCCGGATGCCGAGCTTGTCGGCCTCGCGCAGCAGCAGCCGGCGATCGACCACCTGCTGCAGGGCCTGCTGTGGCAGACGAAGCTGCTCGGCGAGCTCGGACGAGTACTGGTCGCCATAGATCTGGCGGAAGCGCTGCTCCAGGTTGCGGTACTGGGAGCGGAACTCGTCGAAACCGATCTCTTCGCCGTTGACCACCGCGGCGGCGGTGTTGTTGCCAGCCAGACCACGACCCGCGGAGCCGAAGTCGACGAACACGAACAGAATGAAGACCGCGATCACGAGCCAGAGGATCCAGCTGAGGTACTTGAGGTTGTCGCGGAAGACCTTGAGCATTAGGGGACTCCTTTCACCCCGGAACGGGGGGCGAAGACTTTACCAAGGGGCTTCGAGCCCCGGCAAGACGAAGCGCTTCGCGAGAAGCTTCGATGGCCGCGATATATAGTCGTCTTTCTCAGTCTGCGGCCGGCGAGAACGCCGGTAGGACCAGGGCCCGCCATGAGCCAAGACCGCAAATCGCACCCCACCCTGCATGTGCAGCGCCGATGGTACACGTTGTCGGTGGATTCGCTGCGCGGCTGGGCGATTTTCTTCTTTCTCGTCGCCCTCGTCGCGGTCTCCTTGGTGGGCTATCGCCAATGGGAAGAGTACGCCCGTCGCTGGGAGGCTGCGGACCTCATCGCCGAAGCCAGCGGGCTGGCCACCAAGGTCAACGCCCACGAAGGCATGTCGCGTTTCCGCGGCGAGTACGAGACCGGCCTGCGCTATCTGCAGGAGGCGCGACGCGCCCAGGCGGTGGAGAACTACCGCAAAGCAGTGACCTCGGGCCTGCTGAGCCGCAACGTCCTGCGCGCCATCCTCGAGCCCCTCGAGCGCTCCGTGGAGCGCGGTGAAGCGAGCTTCATCGCGGTGCAGGGCAACGTCGAGTTCCGGCGCGGCGAGACCGGCGAATGGCAGGGAGCGCGCTCCCGCATTCCGCTGCGCTCGGGCGACTACGTGCGCACCTCCAACGATGGCTCGGCGGAAATCCTGTTCGACGACGGCACTCTCTACACGGTCAGCGCCAACACCTCCTTCATCGTCTCCCGGCAGCGGGCCAGCGGTGACGAATCGCGCTCCATCGACATGCAGTACGGCTGGGTCAACCTCAACACCGCCAGTCAGCCGGCGGTGGTCACCACGCCGTCCGCCTCGGCGCGCGTCGAGGAGGCTTCGGAGGCCTACGTCAGCTACCAGGAGTCCACCGGCCAGGCGCGCTTCGGCGCCTTCCGCGGCCGCGTCGAAGTGGCCACCGAGGGCGGCGACAGCCAGGACCTCGAAGAGCTCGAGCAGGTCCAGCAGGTCAACGACCGGCTGAGCTCGACGCAGAGCCTGCCGGGCCGCAGCGAGCCGCTGGCACCGCAGGACAACTTCCAGCTCGACTCGGACCGCGAACGCGAGATCCTGCTCACCTGGGCGAACGTCGAAGGCGCCGCGCGCTACGCCCTGCAGGTGTCCCGCAACTCCCTGTTCGTCGACAACGTGATCGACGTCGACGACCGCTCGCGGCCACGGGCACGGCTCGGAATTCGAGGCGGCGGCAGCTTCCAGTGGCGGGTCGCCGCCATCTCCCGCGGCGGCTTCCTCGGACCCTGGAGCCCACCGCGCCGATTCCGCATCTCGTCCCTCTCCCAGGACAGCCTGGAGAAAGACGAAATTCCACCGCTATTGGAGCTCGAAAAAGCCAGTGCCTACGGTAATATCGTGCTCATCGGTGGAAGGACCGAGCCGGGGGCCGTCGTCGAGATCGACGGGGAGCCGATTCAAGCAGCCGCCGACGGCTCCTTCTTCAAGACTATCCAGCTCGCCAACGAGGGTTGGAGCTTTATCCAGGTCCGGGCGCGTGACGTCTGGGGCAACGAAACCGCCAAGCGTCAACGCGTATTCGTCGAGCCCCTCTAGCGCTTCGCAACCGCTCGCCGTGACCCCGGGGTCGGGCCCTGCTCTGCCCTCGACGCTTCAAAGGAAGACCCATGCCGCTCGCATCGCTGCTGCGCCATTTCTCGAAGGATCTCGCCATCGATCTGGGCACCGCCAACACCCTGGTGTTCGCCCGCAATCAGGGCATCGTCGTCCGCGAGCCCTCGGTGGTGGTGATCAACAAGCTCACCAATCGCATCGAGGCGGTGGGAGCCGAGGCCAAGCAGATGCTCGGCCGCACCCCGGGCAATATCGAGTCCATCCGCCCCATGAAGGACGGCGTGATCGCCGACTTCGAGGTCACCGAGCGCATGCTCGAGTACTTCATCAAGAAGGCACACGGGCGCAAGATGTACGTTCATCCGCGCATCGTGATCGGCGTGCCTTCGGAGATCACCCAGGTGGAGAAGCGCGCCGTCAAGGACTCGGCGATGCGCGCCGGCGCCTCGGAGGTCTTCCTGGTGGAGCAGGCGATGATGGCGGCGATCGGTGCCGGCCTGCCGATCACCGAGCCTTCCGGCAACATGATCGTAGACATCGGGGGCGGCACCACCGACGTCGCCGTCATCTCCCTCGCCGGCACCGTCTACAGCCGCTCCGTGCGCATCGCCGGCAACGAGATGGACGAAGCGGTGATCCAGCACCTGAAGCGCAAGTACAACCTGTTGATCGGTGAGCGCACCGCCGAGCAGATCAAGTGGGAGCTCGGCTCCGCCTATCCCCTGAAGGACGAGATCCGCATGGAGATCAAGGGTCGCGACCTGGTCGAAGGGGTTCCCAAGACCTTGATGATCAGCGACGAGGAGATTCGCGACGCCCTCGCCGAGCCGGTGGCCACCATCGTCGACGCGGTGCGCATGGCCCTCGAGCGCACTCCGCCGGAGCTCTCCGCCGACATCATGGACAAGGGCATCGTGCTCTCCGGCGGCGGCGCCCTGCTGCGCAACCTCGATCAGCGCCTGCGCGAGGAGACCGGTCTGCCGGTGGTGCTGGCGGAAGATCCCCTGGCTTCGGTGGTGCTCGGCACCGGTCGCCTGCTGTCGGACTTCGACCTGCTGCGCAAAGTCTCGATTCGATGATCGGCACCGTCACCGCCTCGTCGTCCGGCGACTGACCCGTGGACGAACGCCGCACCGCCTGGTTACTGGTCTTCGTGGTGGCGGCGCAGCTTCTCCTGCTGGCTCTGCAGGCACCTTCGCGCAGCGCCGGCGACAACTTTCTCGAAGGCTTGGTATTGCGTCTGGTGGCGCCGATCCCGCGCGGCGTCTCGGCGGTCAGCGCTCGGGCGGCGCGCTTTCTCGAGGGTCTGCGCCGCCAGTCCGAGATCATCCACCGCAATCGCGATCTGCGGCGCGAGATCGAGCAGCTCGAGATCGAGGTCACCCGGTTGCGGCAGGTCGAGTCGGACCTCGCCGCCCTTTCGCTGGCCCTGCAGTACGAACGTCCCCCGGGTCTCGAGCTGTCGGTGGCGGATGTCGTGTTCCTCGACCGCAGCAACTGGCTGCGCAGCCTGATCCTGTACGTCGGCGAAACCCCGGTCGAGATCAACCAGGCGGTGATCACCAGCGCCGGACTACTCGGTCGCATCGTGCAAGTGGCACCGCCCTACGCCAAGGTCCAGCTGATCACCGACCAGACCGCCGCCGTCGGCGCCATGATCGAGCGCACCCGACGCCAGGGCGTGGTGCGCAGCGGTGCCAGCGGCCTCGAGCTCGACTTCCTACCCTTGCGCGCCGACATCCAAGAAGGGGATCAGGTACTGACCTCGGGCATCGACGGCGTCTTCCCGCGCGGCATCCCGATCGGCACCGTTTCCGACGTCTCGCCGGGGGACGACCTCTTCTACCGCATCCGGCTGTCGGCGGCGGTCGATCCCGACCGTCTCGATCAGGTCTACCTGCTGGCCCCTTCGCCGCTGCCGGAAGAAATCCTGGAGGAGGGTTCCAGTGCGCCCTAGCCGCTACCTCGCCGCCCTGGTGATCGTTCTCCTGGTGCACTCGATCGCCTTGCGATTGGCGCCCTCGCTGGTGGTCTACCTCGACTTCTTCGCCATTTTGGTGGTGCTCAACGGCCTCGACGGGGACTCCCTCGGCGGGCTCCTCGGCGGCCTGGTGGCGGGCCTGATCCAGGACTCTCTGACGGTCGGCCTGTTCGGCCTCTATGGCTGCGCCAACACCTTGATCGGCTACGCCGCCGCCAAGGTGGTGCAGCGGCTGGTCATCGAGCGCGCCATCGGGGTTTTGCCGTTGGTCGCCGGTGCGGTGCTGGCGCAACAGCTCATCGTGCTCGGCCTGACCGCCATCCTGCTGCCCTCACCGCCATTCCCGGCCCCTCTGGTACTGCTCCTCAAGGCGGTGGCCTGCGGTATCTTGGGTTCGCTGCTCTACTCCCTCGCCGGCTGGTGGCGAGGCAGCTCCGACCGACGCCGAAGGCGACGCATGGATCGCCTGCAGATGGGATGAGCCAGAGAACCGACATGCGCGCCGTCCGGGAGCACCGCGAGGTGCTGCTCATCCGCGTGCGGGCGCTCACCGTCTTGGTGGTCACGGTGATCACCTTGATCACCGGCAGCTACTGGTACCACCAACTGGTGCGCGGTGCCCACTACGCCAACTTGGCGGACAACAACCGACTCCGCAAGCTCTCGATCCGCGCCCCCCGCGGCCTGATCTTCGACCGCCACGGCAAAGTGCTGGTGGAGAACATCCCGAGCTACGACCTGATGCTCGATCGCAGCCGCGCCGACGACATCGCCGCCAGCCTGGTGTTCGCCGCCGGCGTCCTCGAGCGGCCGGTGGAGCGCCTCGCCGCCGAGCTCGAGAAAGCCAGCAACCGACCCGACTTCGTGCCCGTGCCGGTGGCCGGCAACCTGACCCTGGCGCAGGTCGCCCAGATGAGCGTCACCGGCCGCGAGCACCCCGAGTTCGAAATTCGCGCCCGGCCGCTGCGCCTTTATCGCCATGGCCCCCAGACCGCCCACGTGCTCGGTTACATCGGCCACGTTTCGAAGCAGGACCTCGCCACCCAGCCGGGCTTTCTCCCCGGCGACCGCATCGGCAAGGACGGCATCGAGCAAACCTACGACAGCGCCCTGCGCGGCGGCGCCGGTCAACAGGTGGTGGTGGTCGACAGCCGCGGCAAGTCGCTGCAGGAACAGCATCGCAAGCCCGCCGACCCGGGCCAGGACCTCCACCTCACGCTCGACCTGCGGTTGCAGCAGGCGGCGGAAGAGCTGATGCGCGACCGCACCGGTGCGGTGGTCGCCCTCGATCCGCGCAACGGCGAGATCCGGGCGATGGTGTCGTCGCCGCCCTTCGACCCCAACCAGTTCGCCCGCGGCCTCGGTGCCAAGCAGTGGCAGGCTCTTCTCGACGATCCCCAAGATCCGCTGCAGAACCGCACCGTTCGCAACTCCTACGCCCCCGGCTCGGTGTTCAAGATCATCATGGCCTTCGCTGGCCTGCAGGAAGGCGTGATCAACGAGAGCGAACGGGTCTACTGTCGCGGCTCGGCCACCATCTACGGCCACCGCTTCGGCTGCGACCGTCGCTCCGGCCACGGTTGGGTCAACCTGCGAGAGGCCATCGAGCGGTCTTGCAATGTCTACTTCTACCACCTCGGTCAGACCCTCGGCATCGAGACCATCGCCCGCTACGCCCGCGCCTTCGGCATGGGTACCGCCACCGGAGTCGACCTCTCCGGCGAGAAGGTCGGTCTGGTGCCCGACAACGCCTGGAGCGAGAAAACCCGCGGCACCCGCTGGTACGCCGGCGAGACCATTTCGGTGGCCATCGGCCAGGGCCCGCTGCTGGTCACCCCGCTGCAGACCGCTCGCCTGATGGCGGCGGTCGCCAACGGTGGCGCCCTGGTGCGCCCCCATCTCGTCCGCGGCGCCTTCGGCGAAGAGCCGCCACCGCGCCTGCCGGGCTCGATGCGCTGGCTCGACCCCATCCGTGACGGGCTCAGAGCGGTGGTCAACGCCCCCACCGGCACCGCCTACTGGAACGCCCGCCTCGCCGACGTCGAGGTCGCCGGCAAGACCGGCACCGTGCAGGTGATCTCGCGCGCCAAGGTGGATGGCGAGCTGAGCGGCAATCTGCGCAACCACGGCTGGTTCGCTTCCTTCGCCCCGGCGGACGACCCGCAGCTGGTGATCGTGGTGTTCGCCGAACACGGTGAGAGCGGCTCCTCCGGTGCCGCCCCGATCGCCAAGGCCCTCTATGAAGAGTTCTTCGCGAGCCGCGCTGGGACTGCCTGAGGAACGGCGCACCTTCGCCGGTGCGTCGCGGGTGGACAGCGGCCTGCTGGCCGCCACCCTCTTGCTCGCCGCCATCGGCCTGGCGACGGTGCAATCAGCGAGCGCCGAGCTCAGCATCGACTACCTGCCGCGGCAGGCCGTCTGGGTCGGTCTGGGCCTGGTGCTGCTGCTGGTCACCTTGGCGATCGATTACCACGACCTGGTGGACTTCTCGCCCTTTTTCTACCTCGGCGGGCTCGCCTTGCTGGTGGTGGTCCTGATCTTCGGCGAAGGCCCCGGCGGCACCCGTTCCTGGCTCACCATCGGGGGTGTTCGGCTGGGCCAGCCGGCGGAGTTCGCCAAGCTCACCACCGCCCTGTTCCTGGCCCGCTACCTGGCCTCCGCCGGTGAGCGCCACCTCGACCTGCGCCAGATCGCCACCGCCTGCGCCATCGTCGGTATGCCGATGGCCTTGATCGCCCTCCAGCCGGACCTCGGCAGCGCCGCCATGTTCGTGCCCCTGGCCGCCGGCATGATGCTGATCGCCGGCCTTCGCCTGCGCTTTCTGATCGCCACCGCCCTGGTGGTGCTCGCCCTCGGAGCGGTGGGCTGGCACTTCGGCATGAAGGACTATCAGCAGGAGCGGGTGATCACTTTCCTATCCCCCGAAAGCGATCCCCTCGGTGCCGGCTACCAGGTGCAGCAGAGCAAGATCGCCGTCGGCTCCGGCGAGCTCACCGGCAAAGGCTACGGCCAGGGCACCCAGAGCCAGCTGCGCTTCCTGCCAGCCCGCCACACCGACTTCGTGTTCGCCGTGCTGGCCGAAGAATGGGGCTTCTTCGGCGTCGCGGTCGTTCTCGGCCTCTACCTGCTCTACATGGTGAGTGCCCTGCGCATCGCCCTGCGAGCGCGCGATCGCGGCGGCATCCTGCTGGTGGTCGGCCTGATCTCCCTGCTCGGCTTCCACGTCGCCTACAACACCGCCATGGTGGTCGGCCTGCTGCCGATCACCGGCATCCCGCTGCCCTTTCTCTCCTACGGCGGCTCCTTCACCCTGATCAACTTCATCGCCACCGGCCTGATCCTGGGCATCGACCTGCGCCGCTACGTCAATCGTTAGAGGCCAAAGTCAGGGGTACAATTCGGCCGACCGGCGACGTGGTAATTCGTCACAGTGATTCGCCACAGTGCCGCCCCGGAGTGAGGAGACGACGCCCCTTGGCCAACAAAATGCTCGTTGAGAGCGATCCCCACCAAACTCGTATCGCGGTGCTCGAGGACGATCGCCTGACGGAGATCTTCGTCGAGCGCAAGCGCCACCGGGGTCTGGTGGGCAACGTCTACAAGGGACGGGTGACCCGTGTTTTGCCTGGCATGCAGGCGGCCTTCGTCGACATCGGCCTCGAGCGTGACGCCTTTCTCTATGTCAGCGACGTGGTGGAGAACGTCGACGCGGTGGAAGGCCTGGATCTGGCGCAGGAAGATGTTCACGATCTGACGGCGCCGGAGGACCTCTCGATCGACGATCTCCTCAAGGCCGGCCAGGAAATCATCGTGCAGGTGGTGAAGGACCCCTTGCCCAACAAGGGAGCCCGCATCAGCACCCACGTCACCCTGCCCGGACGCTATCTGGTGCTGCTGCCCACGGTCCGCCACTTCGGGGTGTCGCGCCGCATCGAAGAAGAGGACGAGCGCAATCGCCTGATCGAGCTCCTCGAGGGGCTGCCGCCGGCGAGCGGCGGCTTGATCGTCCGCACCGTCGGCGAAGGGCGCGAGCGGGATGACTTCACCAGCGACCTCGACTACCTCAACTCGCTCTGGCACCGGGTGCGCTCGCGGGCCTCGAAGGTTTCCGCACCGACCCTGCTGCATCGCGACCTCGACCTCGCCCTACGGGTGGTGCGGGATGTCGTGACCCAAGACTTCACGGTGCTGTGGGTGGACGGCGAAGAGACCTACGAGCGCATCGTCGAGTTTCTCGACCAGGTGCAGCCGCGCCTGGTCGGCAAGGTCAAGCTCTATGGCCAGGACTCGTCCCTGTTCGAGCAGTTCGGCATCGAGACCCAGATCGAGGCCGCCCTGCGCAGCAAGGTCTGGCTCAAGTCCGGCGGCTACATCGTGATCAATCCCACCGAGGCACTGGTGGCGATCGACGTCAACACCGGTCGCTTCGTCGGGCAGCGGAACCTCGAGGACACGGTGCTCAAGACCAACCTCGAGGCGGTGCGCGAGATCGTCCGCCAGATTCGCCTGCGCGACCTCGGCGGCATTCTGGTGATCGACCTCATCGACATGGTCGAAGCGGAGCACCGCGAAGAGGTCTTCGCCCTGCTCGAGACCGAGCTCCACAAGGATCGCGCCAAGACCAAGGTGCTGTCGATCTCGGAGTTCGGCCTGGTCGAGATCACCCGCAAGCGCAGCCGCGCCAATCTCCAGCGACTGCTCACCCAACCGTGCCCCCATTGCAGCGGCTCGGGACGCATCCAGTCGCTCTCGACCATCTGCCTCAAGCTACGCCGGGAAGTGCTCAAGGTGGTCACCGGAGCCGCCGGCTCGGAGCTGCTGTTACGCGTCCACCCGGACGTTGCCCAGGCGCTGCAGGCGGATGAGCTGTCGATCCTCTCGGAACTCGAGCGCGAGCTCGGTGGCCGCATCCTGCTGCAGAGCGACCCCGAGCTGCACCAGGAAAACTTCAACGTGACGGAAGTCTAGTCCGACCCTCTCACCGACTTTCAGCGCCAATCCGTATGTCCCCGAATCTGCTGCGGCCGACCGCTGACGCCCATCTCCGAAAACCGGCAAACCTGATGAAGGGATTGGACTGACCGTGGCGGCGCCACCGGCCTCTGCCGTGGCCGATTTCGGCGAGCCCTTCGAGGTGGAGGGCTTCGAAGGCCGGGTCGCGTCCGCCTACCAGCCCGCCGACCTGGCGGCGACGGTGGCCCACGCCCTCGATCCGGCGGCGGCCATCGAAACCCTTCACTGGGGGCGCAACTACCTCTACCGAACCCTTTTCGAGACCGCCGACGGCAGCGTCGAGGTGGTGGTCAAGCAGTTCCGCAATGCCAGCCGCCGGCAGCGCCTCGATCGTCGAATCAAAGGCAGCAAGGCGGAGCGCAGCTGGCGAACGGCGGTGGCCTTCGGCGCCGCCGGCCTGTTGACCCCGGAGCCGGTGCTCCTCGCCGAGTCGAAGCGCCCGGACGGTCCCTCTTTCTATCTCTGCCGCTACCTCGGCGAAGTGGTCGAGGCGCGCTACTTCTTCCGCGCCCGCAATGTCGGTGAGGAAGGCCAGGAGTTTCCCCACCTCGACCCGGAGGCGGTCCTCACCGGCCTCGGCCAGAGCCTGCGGCGAATGCACGATGCCGGCTTCCTGCATCGCGACATGTCGAGTGGCAATGTCCTGATCGAGCCGCGGCGAGGCGACGGCGAAGGCCCGAACCTGGCCTTTCACATCATCGACCTCAACCGCACCCGCCGCCTCGCCTCCCTGTCGGACCGTCAGCGCAGCCGCGACCTCAGCCGCCTGATGATCTT is part of the Acidobacteriota bacterium genome and encodes:
- the ruvA gene encoding Holliday junction branch migration protein RuvA, with protein sequence MIAYLRGRLLSKSPESVVLDTGGVGYRVHIPVSTYYEIERLGGDAEVSLHIHTHVREDDLSLFGFWTDTERQLFELLIGVSGIGPRLARVALSGMAPGDLVIAIAGGDLVKLNGIPGVGKKTAERMILELRDKVRDVGIETAEPLPMGADDGLVSALVNLGYRQNRAEKAVAEARREHPEGEFSDLLRASLRRLSRA
- a CDS encoding SurA N-terminal domain-containing protein; this translates as MLKVFRDNLKYLSWILWLVIAVFILFVFVDFGSAGRGLAGNNTAAAVVNGEEIGFDEFRSQYRNLEQRFRQIYGDQYSSELAEQLRLPQQALQQVVDRRLLLREADKLGIRVSNQEVRDAVLDIPWLQDDQGNFVGSEEYLSILDRSRISPEAFEDDLRQQITLERLNRVLAESLYIPDEAVEKSYREQTERASIRYLMLPENTLKEEGRATREELKAYLEANPEDFRFGERRRVSFLLVDNGRMRNEVTVEDDAVRAYYDANPDEFTQEEQVQARHILLRTSDERDLDQAKVELEAIRARIEGGEGFAQVASDTSDDPGSAGRGGHLGFFGRGRMTPEFEKAAFESPQGELIGPIETPFGVHLLEVTGRLDAGLQEFDKVQARIRSKLLSEQVVSASEQKATELTAQLGEAGSVNLDALTALAEDEAAVSINSPEPFGQEDLIPGLGRAPEFMTAVFELATGAIGDPIKVPRGWALPLVREVLEPRAPELVEVETKVRAAAEKEKRQQLAMDRIAAAKADIEGGDKTLDAVAEDLGLTVEESDSFGTGGVVEGLGFSPRIAEAAMGLDVGAVDGPYGTNQGAVLFEVTDRVVYDAAAFEEARSGTRARLENQELGQLLSSLLQQRRLESDISYSRQLQEDLGLVEVSG
- a CDS encoding FecR domain-containing protein, which translates into the protein MSQDRKSHPTLHVQRRWYTLSVDSLRGWAIFFFLVALVAVSLVGYRQWEEYARRWEAADLIAEASGLATKVNAHEGMSRFRGEYETGLRYLQEARRAQAVENYRKAVTSGLLSRNVLRAILEPLERSVERGEASFIAVQGNVEFRRGETGEWQGARSRIPLRSGDYVRTSNDGSAEILFDDGTLYTVSANTSFIVSRQRASGDESRSIDMQYGWVNLNTASQPAVVTTPSASARVEEASEAYVSYQESTGQARFGAFRGRVEVATEGGDSQDLEELEQVQQVNDRLSSTQSLPGRSEPLAPQDNFQLDSDREREILLTWANVEGAARYALQVSRNSLFVDNVIDVDDRSRPRARLGIRGGGSFQWRVAAISRGGFLGPWSPPRRFRISSLSQDSLEKDEIPPLLELEKASAYGNIVLIGGRTEPGAVVEIDGEPIQAAADGSFFKTIQLANEGWSFIQVRARDVWGNETAKRQRVFVEPL
- a CDS encoding rod shape-determining protein; this encodes MPLASLLRHFSKDLAIDLGTANTLVFARNQGIVVREPSVVVINKLTNRIEAVGAEAKQMLGRTPGNIESIRPMKDGVIADFEVTERMLEYFIKKAHGRKMYVHPRIVIGVPSEITQVEKRAVKDSAMRAGASEVFLVEQAMMAAIGAGLPITEPSGNMIVDIGGGTTDVAVISLAGTVYSRSVRIAGNEMDEAVIQHLKRKYNLLIGERTAEQIKWELGSAYPLKDEIRMEIKGRDLVEGVPKTLMISDEEIRDALAEPVATIVDAVRMALERTPPELSADIMDKGIVLSGGGALLRNLDQRLREETGLPVVLAEDPLASVVLGTGRLLSDFDLLRKVSIR
- the mreC gene encoding rod shape-determining protein MreC — encoded protein: MDERRTAWLLVFVVAAQLLLLALQAPSRSAGDNFLEGLVLRLVAPIPRGVSAVSARAARFLEGLRRQSEIIHRNRDLRREIEQLEIEVTRLRQVESDLAALSLALQYERPPGLELSVADVVFLDRSNWLRSLILYVGETPVEINQAVITSAGLLGRIVQVAPPYAKVQLITDQTAAVGAMIERTRRQGVVRSGASGLELDFLPLRADIQEGDQVLTSGIDGVFPRGIPIGTVSDVSPGDDLFYRIRLSAAVDPDRLDQVYLLAPSPLPEEILEEGSSAP
- the mreD gene encoding rod shape-determining protein MreD is translated as MRPSRYLAALVIVLLVHSIALRLAPSLVVYLDFFAILVVLNGLDGDSLGGLLGGLVAGLIQDSLTVGLFGLYGCANTLIGYAAAKVVQRLVIERAIGVLPLVAGAVLAQQLIVLGLTAILLPSPPFPAPLVLLLKAVACGILGSLLYSLAGWWRGSSDRRRRRRMDRLQMG
- the mrdA gene encoding penicillin-binding protein 2, translated to MSQRTDMRAVREHREVLLIRVRALTVLVVTVITLITGSYWYHQLVRGAHYANLADNNRLRKLSIRAPRGLIFDRHGKVLVENIPSYDLMLDRSRADDIAASLVFAAGVLERPVERLAAELEKASNRPDFVPVPVAGNLTLAQVAQMSVTGREHPEFEIRARPLRLYRHGPQTAHVLGYIGHVSKQDLATQPGFLPGDRIGKDGIEQTYDSALRGGAGQQVVVVDSRGKSLQEQHRKPADPGQDLHLTLDLRLQQAAEELMRDRTGAVVALDPRNGEIRAMVSSPPFDPNQFARGLGAKQWQALLDDPQDPLQNRTVRNSYAPGSVFKIIMAFAGLQEGVINESERVYCRGSATIYGHRFGCDRRSGHGWVNLREAIERSCNVYFYHLGQTLGIETIARYARAFGMGTATGVDLSGEKVGLVPDNAWSEKTRGTRWYAGETISVAIGQGPLLVTPLQTARLMAAVANGGALVRPHLVRGAFGEEPPPRLPGSMRWLDPIRDGLRAVVNAPTGTAYWNARLADVEVAGKTGTVQVISRAKVDGELSGNLRNHGWFASFAPADDPQLVIVVFAEHGESGSSGAAPIAKALYEEFFASRAGTA
- the rodA gene encoding rod shape-determining protein RodA, giving the protein MKSSSRAALGLPEERRTFAGASRVDSGLLAATLLLAAIGLATVQSASAELSIDYLPRQAVWVGLGLVLLLVTLAIDYHDLVDFSPFFYLGGLALLVVVLIFGEGPGGTRSWLTIGGVRLGQPAEFAKLTTALFLARYLASAGERHLDLRQIATACAIVGMPMALIALQPDLGSAAMFVPLAAGMMLIAGLRLRFLIATALVVLALGAVGWHFGMKDYQQERVITFLSPESDPLGAGYQVQQSKIAVGSGELTGKGYGQGTQSQLRFLPARHTDFVFAVLAEEWGFFGVAVVLGLYLLYMVSALRIALRARDRGGILLVVGLISLLGFHVAYNTAMVVGLLPITGIPLPFLSYGGSFTLINFIATGLILGIDLRRYVNR